Proteins from one Hemicordylus capensis ecotype Gifberg chromosome 7, rHemCap1.1.pri, whole genome shotgun sequence genomic window:
- the RINL gene encoding ras and Rab interactor-like protein isoform X2, translated as MTLEEDCWRSLVAADTRAIPQMIFPELGPRKLLYNVESDYWSIPLAVYLEGSRLRFRDLLELVVFHVVSRDILPCPLRIPDAFRLPHKPDLDAIAALGMRFWTMPLKPGNGQVSAEAEEEPIGVSRDPLGSRQSACSIRVTSEEGALCIINPLFLSVHSDTSWLNFTPSLCRSSSKRGTLKAWNGQRSPEASGLAETGSRKEEHPAQERLGHVGSQEEEEEEVERGDPPPSLASVRRRLLLRSLAWNGSEHVSEELPLSPDQKEIRSPHRVSWIEGVPAATPPPCWPLEKSNSESSLVSESMLLPPIPELDSLSISSVEDEVDALSLSAAAQKKRCSTSSILTYKVLQRLSAVGSTLSGLLSAERRISNRVQELAQEPVTYLGGLVQSFVGHILQGAGARHLTSTDLLQEIRQMLSNLKGYLCESSELHAFFEHSDAEEIDLGSVVEAALYKCILKPLRDSIYAQLLDFHTRDGSLGRLCGHQATMRQQSLAELGVTAGVPDGPGLERIQTKLSLMHQAYSPKKKETQMLKICKLLYEAMNQAAGRTEPFGADDFLPVLTYVLVNCDTVPVQLDVEYMMELMDPSQLQGEGGYYLTTWFGALYHIANFQPAAMVTRQISLEAQNSIHQWHRRRTVYHHPHQAHRRPSQNILYVSFLEPFNNQKTISVPTDMTTASVCAVCAEKYRIPDPAAYGLFLVSGNSSQLLAGDSCPQKLRSEILRSQSPSVSFVYKPRDGALPASSPTSLRSPESLRA; from the exons ATGACTCTAGAAGAGGATTGTTGGAGGTCACTGGTGGCAGCAGATACAAGAGCCATcccacagatgatcttcccagaactgggacctaggaagctgctttataatgtggagtcagactactggtccatcccGCTgg ccgTTTATCTCGAGGGTTCCCGGCTCCGATTCCGAGACCTCCTTGAACTGGTTGTCTTTCATGTTGTGAGCAG GGATATCCTGCCCTGCCCACTGAGGATCCCGGATGCCTTCAGACTTCCACACAAGCCTGACTTAGATGCCATTGCTGCGCTGGGCATGA GGTTCTGGACAATGCCCCTTAAACCTGGCAATGGGCAGGTATCGGCCGAAGCCGAAGAGGAGCCCATTGGGGTGAGCAGAGACCCCCTTGGCTCCAGACAGTCGGCCTGCTCCATCCGGGTGACATCCGAGGAGGGGGCGCTGTGCATCATCAACCCACTCTTCCTCTCGGTGCACAGTGACACCAGCTGGCTCAACTTTACCCCAAGCTTGTGCCGCTCCAGCAGCAAGAGGGGCACCCTGAAAGCCTGGAATGGACAGAGGAGCCCGGAAGCATCTGGCTTGGCAGAAACAGGATCCAGGAAAGAGGAGCATCCGGCCCAGGAGCGTCTGGGCCATGTAGGGtctcaagaggaggaggaggaggaggtggagagag GTGACCCTCCGCCTAGCTTGGCCTCCGTGCGACGCAGGCTTCTTCTTCGCAGCCTGGCCTGGAACGGTTCTGAGCATGTCTCGGAGGAGCTCCCGTTGTCCCCGGATCAGAAGGAAATCCGGTCCCCGCACCGGGTCTCCTGGATCGAAGGCGTCCCCGCGGCGACGCCACCGCCTTGCTGGCCCCTGGAGAAGTCCAACTCCGAGTCGTCTCTGGTGAGCGAGAGCATGCTGCTGCCGCCCATCCCCGAGCTGGATTCGCTCTCCATCAGCAGCGTGGAGGACGAGGTCGACGCTCTCTCCCTCAGTGCCGCCGCTCAGAAGAAACGCTGCTCCACCTCCTCCATCTTGACCTACAAGGTCCTCCAGCGCCTCTCGGCCGTGGGCAGCACCCTCAGCGGACTCCTCTCGGCCGAGCGCCGCATCTCCAACCGGGTGCAAGAGCTGGCCCAGGAGCCGGTGACCTACCTCGGGGGCCTGGTCCAAAGCTTCGTGGGCCACATCCTGCAGGGCGCCGGGGCCCGGCACCTGACCAGCACGGACTTGCTGCAGGAGATCCGGCAGATGCTCAGCAACCTCAAGGGCTACTTGTGCGAGAGCTCGGAGCTGCACGCCTTCTTTGAACACAGCGACGCCGAGGAGATAGACCTGG GTTCTGTGGTGGAAGCCGCCCTCTACAAATGCATACTGAAGCCGCTGCGGGATTCCATTTATGCCCAGCTGCTGGACTTCCACACTCGTGATGGGAGCCTGGGCCggctgtgtggtcaccaggcCACCATGCGTCAGCAGAGCCTGGCCGAGCTGGGAGTGACGGCTGGCGTGCCCGACGGGCCCGGCCTGGAGCGCATCCAGACCAAGCTCAGCCTCATGCACCAGGCTTACTCGCCTAAGAAGAAGGAGACGCAGATGCTCAAGATCTGCAAGTTGCTCTACGAAGCCATGAACCAGGCGGCGGGCAGGACAG AGCCGTTTGGTGCTGACGATTTCCTGCCTGTCCTGACCTACGTGCTGGTGAACTGCGACACGGTGCCAGTGCAGTTGGACGTGGAGTACATGATGGAGCTGATGGATCCCAGCCAGCTGCAGGGAGAAG GCGGTTATTACCTCACTACGTGGTTTGGGGCCCTCTACCATATTGCGAACTTCCAGCCAGCGGCCATGGTGACGAGGCAGATCAGTCTGGAGGCCCAGAACTCCATCCACCAGTGGCATCGCCGCCGTACCGTCTACCATCACCCCCACCAGGCTCACCGGCGTCCTTCACAG aacATCCTCTATGTCTCCTTCCTCGAGCCCTTCAACAACCAGAAGACCATCTCCGTGCCCACTGACATGACCACGGCGTCCGTCTGCGCGGTGTGTGCCGAGAAGTACCGCATCCCAGACCCTGCGGCCTACGGCCTCTTCCTGGTGTCGGGCAACTCCTCTCAGCTCCTGGCAGGAGACAGCTGTCCTCAAAAGCTCCGCTCCGAAATCCTCCGCTCCCAAAGCCCCTCCGTGAGCTTTGTCTACAAGCCCAGAGATGGGGCACTGCCCGCCAGCAGCCCCACTTCTCTTCGGAGCCCCGAGAGCTTGAGGGCCTGA
- the RINL gene encoding ras and Rab interactor-like protein isoform X1, whose product MEEREPSLRRTLAISKWESPLTLLDRLSVTRGIWELLDTQPEQATALLSEQPAGTFIVFRNEAGGSRVLFLRTQQGRSAAVCRFPIEEDSSAVYLEGSRLRFRDLLELVVFHVVSRDILPCPLRIPDAFRLPHKPDLDAIAALGMRFWTMPLKPGNGQVSAEAEEEPIGVSRDPLGSRQSACSIRVTSEEGALCIINPLFLSVHSDTSWLNFTPSLCRSSSKRGTLKAWNGQRSPEASGLAETGSRKEEHPAQERLGHVGSQEEEEEEVERGDPPPSLASVRRRLLLRSLAWNGSEHVSEELPLSPDQKEIRSPHRVSWIEGVPAATPPPCWPLEKSNSESSLVSESMLLPPIPELDSLSISSVEDEVDALSLSAAAQKKRCSTSSILTYKVLQRLSAVGSTLSGLLSAERRISNRVQELAQEPVTYLGGLVQSFVGHILQGAGARHLTSTDLLQEIRQMLSNLKGYLCESSELHAFFEHSDAEEIDLGSVVEAALYKCILKPLRDSIYAQLLDFHTRDGSLGRLCGHQATMRQQSLAELGVTAGVPDGPGLERIQTKLSLMHQAYSPKKKETQMLKICKLLYEAMNQAAGRTEPFGADDFLPVLTYVLVNCDTVPVQLDVEYMMELMDPSQLQGEGGYYLTTWFGALYHIANFQPAAMVTRQISLEAQNSIHQWHRRRTVYHHPHQAHRRPSQNILYVSFLEPFNNQKTISVPTDMTTASVCAVCAEKYRIPDPAAYGLFLVSGNSSQLLAGDSCPQKLRSEILRSQSPSVSFVYKPRDGALPASSPTSLRSPESLRA is encoded by the exons ATGGAGGAGAGGGAGCCGAG TCTGCGGCGCACGCTGGCGATCAGCAAGTGGGAGAGTCCCCTCACGCTTCTGGACAGGCTCTCAGTGACCAGGGGCATTTGGGAGCTGCTTGACACCCAGCCAGAACAAGCCACAGCGCTGCTCTCGGAGCAACCAGCTGGG ACGTTCATTGTTTTCAGAAATGAGGCCGGAGGTTCCAGGGTCCTCTTCCTTCGGACACAGCAAGGCAGAAGTGCTGCTGTCTGCCGTTTCCCCATTGAGGAAGACAGCTCAG ccgTTTATCTCGAGGGTTCCCGGCTCCGATTCCGAGACCTCCTTGAACTGGTTGTCTTTCATGTTGTGAGCAG GGATATCCTGCCCTGCCCACTGAGGATCCCGGATGCCTTCAGACTTCCACACAAGCCTGACTTAGATGCCATTGCTGCGCTGGGCATGA GGTTCTGGACAATGCCCCTTAAACCTGGCAATGGGCAGGTATCGGCCGAAGCCGAAGAGGAGCCCATTGGGGTGAGCAGAGACCCCCTTGGCTCCAGACAGTCGGCCTGCTCCATCCGGGTGACATCCGAGGAGGGGGCGCTGTGCATCATCAACCCACTCTTCCTCTCGGTGCACAGTGACACCAGCTGGCTCAACTTTACCCCAAGCTTGTGCCGCTCCAGCAGCAAGAGGGGCACCCTGAAAGCCTGGAATGGACAGAGGAGCCCGGAAGCATCTGGCTTGGCAGAAACAGGATCCAGGAAAGAGGAGCATCCGGCCCAGGAGCGTCTGGGCCATGTAGGGtctcaagaggaggaggaggaggaggtggagagag GTGACCCTCCGCCTAGCTTGGCCTCCGTGCGACGCAGGCTTCTTCTTCGCAGCCTGGCCTGGAACGGTTCTGAGCATGTCTCGGAGGAGCTCCCGTTGTCCCCGGATCAGAAGGAAATCCGGTCCCCGCACCGGGTCTCCTGGATCGAAGGCGTCCCCGCGGCGACGCCACCGCCTTGCTGGCCCCTGGAGAAGTCCAACTCCGAGTCGTCTCTGGTGAGCGAGAGCATGCTGCTGCCGCCCATCCCCGAGCTGGATTCGCTCTCCATCAGCAGCGTGGAGGACGAGGTCGACGCTCTCTCCCTCAGTGCCGCCGCTCAGAAGAAACGCTGCTCCACCTCCTCCATCTTGACCTACAAGGTCCTCCAGCGCCTCTCGGCCGTGGGCAGCACCCTCAGCGGACTCCTCTCGGCCGAGCGCCGCATCTCCAACCGGGTGCAAGAGCTGGCCCAGGAGCCGGTGACCTACCTCGGGGGCCTGGTCCAAAGCTTCGTGGGCCACATCCTGCAGGGCGCCGGGGCCCGGCACCTGACCAGCACGGACTTGCTGCAGGAGATCCGGCAGATGCTCAGCAACCTCAAGGGCTACTTGTGCGAGAGCTCGGAGCTGCACGCCTTCTTTGAACACAGCGACGCCGAGGAGATAGACCTGG GTTCTGTGGTGGAAGCCGCCCTCTACAAATGCATACTGAAGCCGCTGCGGGATTCCATTTATGCCCAGCTGCTGGACTTCCACACTCGTGATGGGAGCCTGGGCCggctgtgtggtcaccaggcCACCATGCGTCAGCAGAGCCTGGCCGAGCTGGGAGTGACGGCTGGCGTGCCCGACGGGCCCGGCCTGGAGCGCATCCAGACCAAGCTCAGCCTCATGCACCAGGCTTACTCGCCTAAGAAGAAGGAGACGCAGATGCTCAAGATCTGCAAGTTGCTCTACGAAGCCATGAACCAGGCGGCGGGCAGGACAG AGCCGTTTGGTGCTGACGATTTCCTGCCTGTCCTGACCTACGTGCTGGTGAACTGCGACACGGTGCCAGTGCAGTTGGACGTGGAGTACATGATGGAGCTGATGGATCCCAGCCAGCTGCAGGGAGAAG GCGGTTATTACCTCACTACGTGGTTTGGGGCCCTCTACCATATTGCGAACTTCCAGCCAGCGGCCATGGTGACGAGGCAGATCAGTCTGGAGGCCCAGAACTCCATCCACCAGTGGCATCGCCGCCGTACCGTCTACCATCACCCCCACCAGGCTCACCGGCGTCCTTCACAG aacATCCTCTATGTCTCCTTCCTCGAGCCCTTCAACAACCAGAAGACCATCTCCGTGCCCACTGACATGACCACGGCGTCCGTCTGCGCGGTGTGTGCCGAGAAGTACCGCATCCCAGACCCTGCGGCCTACGGCCTCTTCCTGGTGTCGGGCAACTCCTCTCAGCTCCTGGCAGGAGACAGCTGTCCTCAAAAGCTCCGCTCCGAAATCCTCCGCTCCCAAAGCCCCTCCGTGAGCTTTGTCTACAAGCCCAGAGATGGGGCACTGCCCGCCAGCAGCCCCACTTCTCTTCGGAGCCCCGAGAGCTTGAGGGCCTGA
- the RINL gene encoding ras and Rab interactor-like protein isoform X3, whose product MRFWTMPLKPGNGQVSAEAEEEPIGVSRDPLGSRQSACSIRVTSEEGALCIINPLFLSVHSDTSWLNFTPSLCRSSSKRGTLKAWNGQRSPEASGLAETGSRKEEHPAQERLGHVGSQEEEEEEVERGDPPPSLASVRRRLLLRSLAWNGSEHVSEELPLSPDQKEIRSPHRVSWIEGVPAATPPPCWPLEKSNSESSLVSESMLLPPIPELDSLSISSVEDEVDALSLSAAAQKKRCSTSSILTYKVLQRLSAVGSTLSGLLSAERRISNRVQELAQEPVTYLGGLVQSFVGHILQGAGARHLTSTDLLQEIRQMLSNLKGYLCESSELHAFFEHSDAEEIDLGSVVEAALYKCILKPLRDSIYAQLLDFHTRDGSLGRLCGHQATMRQQSLAELGVTAGVPDGPGLERIQTKLSLMHQAYSPKKKETQMLKICKLLYEAMNQAAGRTEPFGADDFLPVLTYVLVNCDTVPVQLDVEYMMELMDPSQLQGEGGYYLTTWFGALYHIANFQPAAMVTRQISLEAQNSIHQWHRRRTVYHHPHQAHRRPSQNILYVSFLEPFNNQKTISVPTDMTTASVCAVCAEKYRIPDPAAYGLFLVSGNSSQLLAGDSCPQKLRSEILRSQSPSVSFVYKPRDGALPASSPTSLRSPESLRA is encoded by the exons ATGA GGTTCTGGACAATGCCCCTTAAACCTGGCAATGGGCAGGTATCGGCCGAAGCCGAAGAGGAGCCCATTGGGGTGAGCAGAGACCCCCTTGGCTCCAGACAGTCGGCCTGCTCCATCCGGGTGACATCCGAGGAGGGGGCGCTGTGCATCATCAACCCACTCTTCCTCTCGGTGCACAGTGACACCAGCTGGCTCAACTTTACCCCAAGCTTGTGCCGCTCCAGCAGCAAGAGGGGCACCCTGAAAGCCTGGAATGGACAGAGGAGCCCGGAAGCATCTGGCTTGGCAGAAACAGGATCCAGGAAAGAGGAGCATCCGGCCCAGGAGCGTCTGGGCCATGTAGGGtctcaagaggaggaggaggaggaggtggagagag GTGACCCTCCGCCTAGCTTGGCCTCCGTGCGACGCAGGCTTCTTCTTCGCAGCCTGGCCTGGAACGGTTCTGAGCATGTCTCGGAGGAGCTCCCGTTGTCCCCGGATCAGAAGGAAATCCGGTCCCCGCACCGGGTCTCCTGGATCGAAGGCGTCCCCGCGGCGACGCCACCGCCTTGCTGGCCCCTGGAGAAGTCCAACTCCGAGTCGTCTCTGGTGAGCGAGAGCATGCTGCTGCCGCCCATCCCCGAGCTGGATTCGCTCTCCATCAGCAGCGTGGAGGACGAGGTCGACGCTCTCTCCCTCAGTGCCGCCGCTCAGAAGAAACGCTGCTCCACCTCCTCCATCTTGACCTACAAGGTCCTCCAGCGCCTCTCGGCCGTGGGCAGCACCCTCAGCGGACTCCTCTCGGCCGAGCGCCGCATCTCCAACCGGGTGCAAGAGCTGGCCCAGGAGCCGGTGACCTACCTCGGGGGCCTGGTCCAAAGCTTCGTGGGCCACATCCTGCAGGGCGCCGGGGCCCGGCACCTGACCAGCACGGACTTGCTGCAGGAGATCCGGCAGATGCTCAGCAACCTCAAGGGCTACTTGTGCGAGAGCTCGGAGCTGCACGCCTTCTTTGAACACAGCGACGCCGAGGAGATAGACCTGG GTTCTGTGGTGGAAGCCGCCCTCTACAAATGCATACTGAAGCCGCTGCGGGATTCCATTTATGCCCAGCTGCTGGACTTCCACACTCGTGATGGGAGCCTGGGCCggctgtgtggtcaccaggcCACCATGCGTCAGCAGAGCCTGGCCGAGCTGGGAGTGACGGCTGGCGTGCCCGACGGGCCCGGCCTGGAGCGCATCCAGACCAAGCTCAGCCTCATGCACCAGGCTTACTCGCCTAAGAAGAAGGAGACGCAGATGCTCAAGATCTGCAAGTTGCTCTACGAAGCCATGAACCAGGCGGCGGGCAGGACAG AGCCGTTTGGTGCTGACGATTTCCTGCCTGTCCTGACCTACGTGCTGGTGAACTGCGACACGGTGCCAGTGCAGTTGGACGTGGAGTACATGATGGAGCTGATGGATCCCAGCCAGCTGCAGGGAGAAG GCGGTTATTACCTCACTACGTGGTTTGGGGCCCTCTACCATATTGCGAACTTCCAGCCAGCGGCCATGGTGACGAGGCAGATCAGTCTGGAGGCCCAGAACTCCATCCACCAGTGGCATCGCCGCCGTACCGTCTACCATCACCCCCACCAGGCTCACCGGCGTCCTTCACAG aacATCCTCTATGTCTCCTTCCTCGAGCCCTTCAACAACCAGAAGACCATCTCCGTGCCCACTGACATGACCACGGCGTCCGTCTGCGCGGTGTGTGCCGAGAAGTACCGCATCCCAGACCCTGCGGCCTACGGCCTCTTCCTGGTGTCGGGCAACTCCTCTCAGCTCCTGGCAGGAGACAGCTGTCCTCAAAAGCTCCGCTCCGAAATCCTCCGCTCCCAAAGCCCCTCCGTGAGCTTTGTCTACAAGCCCAGAGATGGGGCACTGCCCGCCAGCAGCCCCACTTCTCTTCGGAGCCCCGAGAGCTTGAGGGCCTGA